A region of the Alphaproteobacteria bacterium genome:
GTCGCTGCCCTTCTGCTCCACGACACTTCGCCCGGGACGCTCATGCTCGTCCTGCCGTCCGATCACGCGATTGCCGATCATGCCGGATTCCTTGCGGCCGTCGATCGCGCGGCACCTGCGGCGCGCGCTGGCTCGCTCGTCACCTTCGGGATCGCCCCGAAATCGCCCGAGACGGGCTATGGCTATATCCACGCCGCTGCCCCGGTCGAAGGAATACCCGGCGTATTCAGGGTCGAGCGTTTCGTCGAGAAGCCCGACCGTACGAGGGCCGAAGGCTTTCTCGCCGACGGCGGATATTCGTGGAACAGTGGGATGTTCCTCTTCGACGCCGAAACGTACCTCGCAGAGATTGAGCGTCTTGCGCCAGAGGTCCTCATATATTGCCGCAAGGCGGTCGAAAGCAGCGTTCGCGATCTCGATTTCATGCGGCTTGGCTCGTCCGCTTTCAGCAAAGCGCCCGCGATCTCGATCGACTTCGCGGTGATGGAGCACACGGACAAGGCCGCAGTGGTGCTGGCAGACATGGGATGGAGCGACGTCGGCTCCTGGTCGGCATTGTGGGATACCGGAAAAAAGGACGCCAGCGGGAATGTCTTGAGGGGCGACGTCATCGCCCGCGACGTGCGCGGCAGCTATATCCGCGGCGACGGGCATCTCGTGACGGCGATCGGCGTTGCAGACGTCGTCGTGGTCGTGACGAAGGATGCGGTGTTGCTCGTGTCGAAGGATCGCGTACAGGATGTTAAGCAAATCGTCGAAAACCTCGAGCACGACGGTCGCCCGGAGGCCACGCTTCACGTCATGGTCCACCGTCCGTGGGGCGGATATCAGCGGATCGACGCCGGCCAGCGCTTTCAGGTGAAGCGCATCACCGTGAAGCCTGGTGCAAAGCTCTCGCTCCAAAAGCACATGAAACGCGCCGAGCATTGGGTGGTCGTGCGCGGCACCGCGCGCGTCACTGTCGGCGAAAAGACTTTCACGCTCACCGAGAACGAGTCGACTTTTGTGCCCGTGGGCGTCAAGCATCGGCTCGAAAATTGCGGAACCGAGCCCCTCGATCTCATCGAGGTGCAGACGGGCGCTTATCTCGGCGAAGACGACATCCTGCGTTTCGAGGACCTCTATGGCCGCGCGGTCTAAATCCGCGCTGATCGCTCAGACCCCGTGAAATGCCCGATACCATTCGACAAAGCGCGGCACGCCCTCGTCGATCGACGTTCGCGGCGCGAAGCCGATGTCGCGCGTCGTCGCTTCGATATCGGCAAAGGTCTCCGGCACGTCGCCGGGCTGCATGGGTGCGAGTTCGATCTTCGCCTGGCGGTTGGTTTCCCTTTCGATCAGCGACACGACCCGGCGAAGCTCC
Encoded here:
- a CDS encoding mannose-1-phosphate guanylyltransferase/mannose-6-phosphate isomerase, with the translated sequence MGEKIHPVILCGGSGTRLWPLSRKAYPKHLLPLVGERSLLQETAMRVADTTRFEAPILVSGEEYRFVTGEQLREIGIVPRDILLEPVGRNTAPAVTVAALLLHDTSPGTLMLVLPSDHAIADHAGFLAAVDRAAPAARAGSLVTFGIAPKSPETGYGYIHAAAPVEGIPGVFRVERFVEKPDRTRAEGFLADGGYSWNSGMFLFDAETYLAEIERLAPEVLIYCRKAVESSVRDLDFMRLGSSAFSKAPAISIDFAVMEHTDKAAVVLADMGWSDVGSWSALWDTGKKDASGNVLRGDVIARDVRGSYIRGDGHLVTAIGVADVVVVVTKDAVLLVSKDRVQDVKQIVENLEHDGRPEATLHVMVHRPWGGYQRIDAGQRFQVKRITVKPGAKLSLQKHMKRAEHWVVVRGTARVTVGEKTFTLTENESTFVPVGVKHRLENCGTEPLDLIEVQTGAYLGEDDILRFEDLYGRAV